The Triticum dicoccoides isolate Atlit2015 ecotype Zavitan chromosome 6A, WEW_v2.0, whole genome shotgun sequence genome has a window encoding:
- the LOC119319076 gene encoding low affinity sulfate transporter 3-like has protein sequence MLFGSMEIGLGVALAISFAKIIIQSLLAQVEGLGWLQGTNIFCSVRQYPVACWTQAVQVIRIDTSFLYFINATFIKERIMEWVRAEVDTSNQKVRERVHSVFLDMSNVVNIDTSELVGLEEIHKELASLGIQMKWLLPVQDGRQFRR, from the exons ATGCTCTTTGGGTCCATGGAGATTGGCCTCGGAGTCGCG CTTGCCATATCCTTTGCAAAGATCATCATCCAGTCACTCTTGGCTCAGGTGGAGGGTCTGGGTTGGCTACAAGGAACAAACATATTCTGCAGCGTCAGGCAGTACCCCGTGGCATGCTGGACACAGGCCGTGCAAGTCATACGCATCGATACATCCTTTCTCTACTTCATCAATGCGACTTTCATCAAAGAGAG GATCATGGAGTGGGTAAGGGCAGAAGTGGATACATCCAATCAGAAGGTCAGGGAAAGGGTGCACTCAGTTTTCCTTGACATGTCAA ATGTGGTGAACATTGACACTTCAGAACTGGTGGGATTGGAAGAAATTCACAAGGAGCTGGCGTCCCTTGGCATACAGATGAA ATGGCTATTGCCAGTCCAGGATGGCAGGCAATTCAGAAGATGA